In Chryseobacterium gleum, a single genomic region encodes these proteins:
- a CDS encoding single-stranded DNA-binding protein yields MNIVGRITKNAEVNALANDRQVVNFSVAINDSFKNKQGDRVEQTTFYNCSYWISSNVAKILTKGTLVELTGKPSASAWIGKDGEIRSGLNFLTSFIKVHGGGGKADVNTNSTIEAKPQTASALVGDKDDDLPF; encoded by the coding sequence ATGAACATCGTAGGCAGAATTACAAAGAATGCGGAAGTTAACGCATTAGCAAATGACAGACAAGTTGTTAATTTTTCAGTAGCTATAAATGATAGCTTTAAAAATAAACAAGGAGATAGAGTAGAACAGACCACATTTTATAACTGTTCATACTGGATTAGTTCTAATGTAGCTAAAATTCTTACCAAAGGTACTTTGGTAGAGCTGACAGGAAAACCAAGTGCAAGTGCTTGGATAGGAAAAGATGGAGAGATTCGTTCGGGTCTAAATTTTCTCACATCATTTATTAAAGTTCACGGAGGAGGAGGTAAGGCGGATGTTAATACTAATTCAACCATCGAAGCCAAACCACAAACAGCAAGTGCTTTAGTCGGAGATAAGGATGATGATTTACCATTTTAA